In the Ochotona princeps isolate mOchPri1 chromosome 14, mOchPri1.hap1, whole genome shotgun sequence genome, AAGACCGGTGGTGCCCAGAGAAACAGCTTTGTCGTCCACCCTGAGTTTGTGTCTGAGAGCTATCCCAACTACCATTGCTGGTAAAGCCTGGGCTGGCCAGGTCAGGGGGGCAGAGCAAGAAATAAACTCttgactccccaaaaggctgcctCCAGTGTCCTTAACCTGACGGGGTGCGGAAGTGGAGGGCTAATCCCTCAGGCCCTTGGCAAAGCTGCCTTGACCAAGGGGCAGATTGCCAACATCATGCTGCCCACCAGCTCAGTGCCTGCTGAGTGCCCTCCTAGCACAGCAGCTTGGTTTCCACCCACCTGGAGCCCAAAGTAATGAGTCCCTTGGTCATGCACAAAGATGCATCTACTTCCCTCCCATGAAGGCCTCTCCAGCCAACATTTCCCCAAACTTCAATGCCCTCCTGCATCTCAGGGCACCCAGAGTCCTTCCCACGATCAAAGCCATCTCCCTACACCCAAGTCTCCTGACATCTACTCTCAACACCTGCATCTCAGCCAATCCGACCCCTCCCCGCAACACAAAGACTGTGTTCAGGACCCTTGCTGCCCCCCTGTCTCTAGCCTATGGCTCCAGGAGGGACAGGACCCTATAAATAACCAAGGGGCTGCAGGGGTGCAAAATTCTGAGCAGAAACCCATCTTTTTGGGTCCTGTTTCCAGACTACACCAGTCTGGTGGAAGCAAGGAGGGGGATGGGGTAAAGAGCTTAAGCCCCAGGACTGGTTAGGTTTCCAAGCGCTGTCCGCTAGTTTCTGGGCTGGAAGAACTGCACCTGCCTTGGTCACTCAGATCTTCCCTGAATGCAGCATTCAGGGTCATTACACATAAGGCCTCGGCCTGACCAAAGGAAGCAGTCCCAAAGACCAGAGTTGCGGCTCTCTACCTCTCGTACACACCCCAAACCTGGCTTGGATTTGCAAGAAACCTGACTTTCTGCCGCTGCTGCTTCCTCCagaactacatttcccagctaGGAGGCCACGCAGGGGGAGGCGGGCCTGAGAAGCCAGGGGCAGAGCACAGAGCGGCGGGAGAGCGGCCAGGGCTAAGGGCGGGGCCTCGGGTCGGCGTGATGACATAGGAGGAGGGGTCGGCTGCCAAGGGGCGGGCTGGACCCCGAGAGGCCGGAGGAGAGACTGGGCAGCTGGGCGTGGCCAAGTCATCCAGAGGCGGGGCCCGAAGAAGGGCTCCGCTCTGTGCAGAGCCTGGCAGCTGCGCCTACCCAGGCGCGGTGGCCGCCCAAGTCCCGCTCTCATCAAAGGGGATCTGCGGGAAGCTCCCTTCACCCGCACTTCTGACGGGGCGTCCTTGCTGTCCGTGAGTGAGCCCAACgggaggacttggggaggaaCAGAGGAGCTACTGAGGAAGCACGCTCTCTGAACTTTGGCTCCTCCGGATTAGTGAGTAAAGCGAGCTTGGCCACCTGGGCCGCGGTTCCCAGCGGGTGACAGGTCGCTTGACCTCAATCTGTCCCTTAGTTCCGCTGTAGCTGTCGGGCGCGGTGCCGAGGGCGGAGTATTCCCGGCTGTGTAGACGCAGTCACTCGATCCCCACGGATCCTGTCGCCTACAGGGGAGGAGAATGGACCGGATTGAGTTCCCTTTGACATTTCCACCCCACCCTCACCCACCCCCACGAACTGTGTCCCACAAACAACTATGCTgcattccctccccctcacttgagctgggctgggccctcACCCTCAGACAAGGCTAGGGGCTGGCAGCCAACAGGGAGGTCAGGTGTCCTGCGGGAAGAGGCTCCGCGAGGGCGGAGCACAGGATGTTGCGTCCTTGCAGACCCCACCTGCTCCCACAGTCCTGTGGTTGGTCAGGTGCTGGAGGTGGCAGATAACAGGGGTCTGTAAGCTCCATGGCCAAACCAGAGCCTCAGACACTGCCTCGATACTAGATGTCATTAAAATTGCCTCTTTCTCACCCCACGAGGCCTTTCTGGTCTGTCCAGAGCCAACCAGCAGCACCGGTCCTTCCAAAGACAGGCCTCACTCGCCTCCTGCACATCTGATGGAAACCTCTCCGCCACACAGAACTTGCTATCCCTGCATTCAGACAGCCAGGCCGACCATTAACACTCATCCTCTAAAACGTAACTTGCTTAGCGCAGAGGTAGGATTTTGGATCCAAGCAACTTTGCTATCCTGAGTAACTTTAGATGAGTTTTCTTTGGTTTGGTGCCCCTGTTTCCTCTTCGGTAAAAGCAGAACTGTGCCACTGCCCCACAAGGTTGATAGGGTTGGATGGTTATGTTGGCATTCGGGAAACCTAACCTTTGGCCCCCATAGACTGGATGCTCAGGCCTGAGTCCTCTGGTCACCAAAGAACCAAGTGTTGGTGAGGCCTCCAGCAGTGGTGGGACAGAATAACACGAAAGCTTTGCGAATGAGCGCTCTGTGTCCTACTTAGATAtggtcaatctctctctttctccctgtatccctCTTTGGTGACATAAGGCAGAGCATGAGAGCTACTGCCTTACATTACCCAAAAGGACTTTCTAACCTGTACTTTCAGGAAGTGGGAGGAAAATGAAGTGGTATAGTTTGagagaaagtggatatgagattGTATCAGATAAAcagggacttaaaaaaaaaagaaactgagataGTTGGAGGGAGGGAGCTCTAAGAATAAGGCTctgggggttggcattgtggcccaATGGGTAAATTACCACCTGCCCATTTGAGTCTTGGATGCTTTGTGTATTACCCAGCTCCCtatcaatgcacctgggaaagcagtaaaagatggttcACTTgggccttgagcccctgccacccaagtgagagacctggatggaattcctggctcctgacttcagcctgacccagccttggtggTTGAGGTCATGTGAggcagtgaacctgcagatggaaggtctctgtttctcttccaaataaataagccttaaataATAATAAGGCCCTGGGGCACTAGTATCTTGGATTGGGGTATACAGTTGGAGGGGCAGTCTATTAATATCTAGAGTCAGCATTCTGATCTGCACATGGCATTCTTTGTAATCTCTGCATAGGAAGTGAGGACCCCCGAACAGTCCCATCCAGTATCTCCTTGGAAGTTGCTAAGGATTTACAGACATTGGCACCTGGGAGGAAGCTAATTACTGTTTGTCAGTCCCCCTCTGTTCTTCCTCCCAGCTGGAGCAGTTAGGCAGCTGGTTGGCTGGCAGTGTATGTGCCTGCGTGTGCACCTGGCTGGTGCGGCTGCTTTgctggactctgccctgaaggctGTGACAGGAGGGTTCGGTGGCCTTGAGCGGCAGGCTAGGACGCGTACCCTCCCCCAAGCCTGTGTTTCCCTAAGTCATACCTGCATGTTTAGCAAACAGTATGAGAGTTTGTGTGTATAGTGGTGGCTATCTGATCGATGGAGAATTGGAAGGCAGAAAAGAGACACTAGCCCAGATTGAGTGGGTGAAATCTCATGCAGAAGGTGTCTTGAAGGATTTTCACTGGGGGAGGACTGATAAGATGGGTCTGGCTGGAAAAGCAATTAGAATGAAGCTGAGACCAATCATGCCTGCAGCTTCCACCACCAAACTTGCCCTTCTGAATTGCATCATGGAGCTCATGAGTAGCTCAAGAAGCTCCAGACAGGGGTGACTGATAAGGTTTCCCAAAAATCACTATGGTTGCTTCCAGCAGAACGCACTGAAGAGAACGAGGTTGGGTGCAGGGAAGCGTATTGGAAGTGCTCCAGGAATACAAGGGAGAAGTGACAGTGGATGGGGGACAGAGACCGGGAAGGAGATAGCTGACCTCGGATGTGGTGCTGGGAGCACAGCAGGAAGGTGGCCAGGGAACGGAGCTTTTCGTGGTAGATGCCCAGTGCTTGGTGGAGTCTGACAGCAAAGGGAGACAGATGGGAGAGGCTACCCATACCAAACAGGATCCTGCCCCAGTGCAATGTTTGAACTCACCTACTCTCTCCAATACGGGGTCCTGAGATCGAGTCTGGttgtggtgtctttttttttaagatttattttaattacaaagtcagatatatagagaggaggagagacagagagaaatatcttctgtccgatgattcactccccaagtgaccacaacgactggtgctgtgccaatccgaagccaggagcccagatcttcttccgggttttccacacgggtgcagggtcccaagtctttgggcagtcctcgactgctttcccaggccacaagcagggagctggatgggaagtagagctgccgagattagaaccagcggccatatgggatcccagcaagttcaaggcgaggactttagctgctaggccacggtaccGGGCCCTGGGTGTCTTTAATCTCCAGATTCCATCTGCTTTCTGACTTTCTGATTCCATGTCATATTTATGTGAGCTGAAATATCCCTGAGCTATCCCCACTTCCCTTCTGCCTGGatccctcctctccccagcctACAGACCTGTTCAAAGTTCCAAGTTGCTGGAAGGACCATTCTCCTGATGTACCATGACCTTACCTCTAGGATACCCTCTCTGGTCCCTTCCCTCTTCAGTCTCAACCACACCCACACCAGGAGGGTCTGCCTTTGTGATCCTCGGTTTGTTTCTCCAGCAGGGAAATAAAGGAGGAGGACAGAGTAAATGCCATCTCCTAGTTGCATGCCACTCTCCATTCACATGGCTAGCACTGGGACCATGAGAAAGAATGTATAACAGAGACTCTCCTGGTAAGAGTCTCCCCTTTGCTGCCTCTCAAGCCCTTAGACCCCAGGGTACAACCTTCCCAAAGTACCCAATCTCCTATTGTGTGACAGCAAATGGTATATATGATTAAATGAGGAAGCTCAGTTcaatctctttctcccctttccaGACTACGCAGGCCAGGTTCAGAGGGGCGTGGCTGAGTGGTGCCCACCGCCCTCTGGTTCCTTAACCGCTGGGGACGGATGTCCCATAACCCCCAGGAGAAAAACCAGGCTTATCCCCGCCGCCGCCCTGGTTTCCACGCAGATCCTCAGCACACTGACGTGGCCGCCATGTACACCTTCCTACCGGATAACTTCACCCCTGCCAAGCCCAAGCCGTCCAAAGAGCTGAGGCCGCTGCTGTGCTCGGCGGCGCTGGgtttgctgctggtgctggccgCCATTGTGGCCTGGTGCTATTACACCGCTTCCCTACGCAAGGCAGAACGCCTGCGCGCAGAGCTTCTGGACCTCAACCTCGGCGGCTTCTCCATCCGCAACCAGAAGGGCGAGCAGGTGTTCCGCCTGGCCTTCCGATCCGGGGCGCTGGACTTGGACTCGTGTGGCCGCATCGGTGCTGTGCTTAGCTGCTCCCGCACCGCCGACGGGCGCCCCCTGCACTTCTTCATCCAGACCGTGCGGCCCAAGGACACTGTCATGTGCTACCGCGTGCGCTGGGAGGAAGAGGCAGCGACGCCAGGGCGGGCGGTGGAGCACGCCATGTTCCTTGGCGACGCACCAGCGTACTGGTATGGCGGCGCCGAGATGAGGACACAACACTGGCCAATTCGCCTGGAGGGCCAGCTGGAGCCGCAGCCTTTTGTCACCAGCGATGTCTATTCCTCTGACGCTGCGTTCGGTGGCATCCTTGAGCGCTACTGGTTATCCTCCCGCGCTGCTGCTATCAAAGTCAACGACTCAGTGCCTTTCCACCTGGGATGGAACAGCACCGAGCGGTCGCTGAGGCTGCAGGCTCGCTACCACGACACACCCTACAAACCACCCATCGGTGGCCCCCaggggccagagctaagctaccGCGTGTGCGTGGGCTCAGACGTGACCTCCATCCATAAGTACATGGTGCGGCGCTACTTCAACAAACCTTCCAGGGTGCCCGCACCCCAGGCCTTCCGAGACCCCATTTGGTCCACGTGGGCGCTGTATGGGCGTGCGGTGAACCAGGACAAGGTGCTGCATTTTGCCCAGCAGATCCGCCAGCACCGCTTCAACAGCAGCCACCTGGAAATCGATGACATGTACACGCAAGCTTATGGCGACTTCGACTTCGACGAGGCCAAGTTCCCCAATGCCAGTGATATGTTCCACCGGCTGGGTGAAGCTGGCTTCCGCGTCACGCTCTGGGTGCACCCATTCGTCAACTACAACTCATCACGCTTCGGCGAGGGCGTGGAACGCGAGCTGTTCGTGCGCGAGCCCACGGGCCGGCTGCCCGCGCTGGTGCGTTGGTGGAACGGCATTGGCGCTGTGCTGGACTTTACGCGCCCGGAGGCCCGGGACTGGTTCCAGGGACACCTGCGGCGGCTGCGTTCGCGCTACTCAGTGGCCTCCTTCAAGTTCGACGCGGGGGAGGTCAGCTACCTGCCGCGGGACTTCAGCACCTACAGGCCACTATCGGACCCCAGCGTGTGGAGCCGGCGCTATACCGAGATGGCGCTGCCCTTCTACTCGCTGGCCGAGGTCCGCGTGGGCTACCAGTCGCAGAACATCTCCTGCTTCTTCCGCCTCGTGGACCGCGACTCGGTGTGGGGTTATGACTTGGGGTTACGCTCGCTCATCCCCGCCGTACTCACCGTCAGCATGCTGGGCTACCCGTTCATCCTGCCGGACATGGTGGGAGGCAACGCGGTGCCTGAGCGCACGGCGGGCGGCGGCACCGTGCCAGAGCGAGAGCTCTACGTGCGCTGGCTGGAGGTGGCCGCCTTCATGCCGGCCATGCAGCTCTCCATCCCGCCCTGGCACTACGACGCCGAAGTGGTGGCCATCGCGCACAAGTTCGCCGCGCTGAGGGCCTCGCTTGTggcgccgctgctgctggagctggcgGGCGAGATCACCGACACCGGCGACCCCATCGTGCGCCCCCTTTGGTGGATCGCTCCTGGTGACGAGACGGCTCACCGCATCGACTCACAGTTTCTCATTGGAGACACGCTGCTGGTGGCGCCGGTGCTGGAGCCCGGCAAGCAGGAACGCGATGTCTACCTGCCCGCTGGCAAGTGGCGCAGTTACAAGGGCGAGCTTTTCGACAAGACGCCAGTGCTGCTCACCGATTACCCGGTCGACCTGGACGAGATAGCCTACTTCACCTGGGCGTCTTGACCCGGCCCAGAGCCCCAGAACcaaccccctcacacacacacaccaccagccttaactccagtttcctgcagaCCTTGGTCCCCTCCACACCCTTGCGGGGTGACTCTGGGGCGCCCCCACCCTCTGTACCACCCACTAAGGGGATGCTTACTTGCATTCCCGCCGCTGTAGGTGGGGCCTAGAGAGAGAGGGTGCTGGCCCAATGTACAAGGCAAACAGCCCCCTACCCTGCACACTCACTCCGGTCTGCAGGAACTTCCTCCCTTGGGCTGGACACTAAGGAACTGACTAGAAGAAGGTCAGATACGGTCACATTTGAGCCAGTTTTTCCAGCGCGAAGAGAAACCTCTCTTCATTGTGACCTTTGTAGCCACCTTAGTCCTTCTGAGGCAGGGACTTGATCCTCTTGAAGGTTCCTCCCAAAAGTCAAGGCCATGCTTAGAAAGTGTACGTTACTGGAAGCCAGGCTCTGAGTTTCCAGCACTGGCCTGGAGCATGGCTGACCACGTCTTCTCTCCAGCTGGGGACGAAGGCTTAGAGGGATTTGGCCAACTGACAAGGAGGTAGGAGGGTCCTTCCCAAAGAGTAGGAAGGCTAGGCTCAGTGCAGAGCATCCCTTTTGTGCGCTGTGTCTGAAGAAGCCCCTAAGCACTGCACTAAACCATCTGTGTGTACACAGGTGAGCCAAGCCTGACACCACATGTGCCTGAGCGACAGACTCGAAGGGCCACCATGCAGGTAGGGCTCCTTGCTTCATTAAGGAACATGTGTGTGTTAGGGAGGTGAGGATCACACCGTGGGTTCCTGAATCTGTTACAGAACGACCACATCCTCCTCAGGCTGAATGGGCCTGGAGGCAGAGCTCTGGTAGCCTATTTGAGAGAGAAGTGTTGAGCATACTGCCTCCCCCGAGGTCTTCCAGGGAGGCTCTGGAAGGAAATAAACAGTCCTTTCAAGATGCCTCAGCTGCTTGGCTCCCTGTGCGTGGTGGGGGCGTGGCCTAGACGGGAGCAGTGTTCTTGTGGTGCATGAGCTACACACACCCATTGcacctgcaaacacacacacctcGTAAGGTTTTTCATCCCAGTCGTTTTTTCCTTTGTGAGAATAACCTCGGTCTCAGTGAGTCTTGCCTGACTTTGCAGCTGAGTCTAGGCAAAGAGTGGCTTGTGAGGGGCGAGCAGGTGGGAAATGGAGTAGAGTCTGGACAATATGCACAACAGAACCAGTTCCGCACTCCTAGGAAATGCAACCCCTTGTCCACCCTTctaccctttttattttttttttctcagtgaaaGCTTTCAGGTCTTCACAGATGCAAACCCTGAGTGCTGAATCCCTCATCTATGAACTAGGACCTTGAATAAGCTGCTTGTCCTCcgctgagcctcagttttcttgtCCCTAAACTGATGTTACTGATGCCTACCTCCAAGATGATCGTGAGAATTGTAAGCACACACCTATGTgaagtgcctggcacagagtaggtgctcaataaaagATAACTCTTATTTTCTTGCTTGAAAACCAAGATCCTTTCAGATCCCAGCTTCTAACAAAACAGGCTTCCCCTGGACTTGCTTGTGAAATCAGCTGTTTGCATGCAGCACCCAGTTGAACTGAGTTTTGTGCTAAAGGGCACTGTGGTccaggagaaagggaagggaagaggtacCTAAAGATAGCACATCAGGAACCAGGATGCCATGTCCATGGGAGGTGGAGGGTGTATAGAATaagtttgtctctcctttttacaAGAGTGTTTCCCCTCTGCCAATCATTACTGACCCTTGAGGGTCACCAGGTGTGGAAAAGTTAACTGGGAAGTTCTCTAACTGGATAAGGACATGACTTACACTTGAGTGGCCCTCGGGCTTTTTATGCAACTTGAAGTCAGTTTACCTAACCttgatttcttcatcttttaaggatttttaaatttttattggaaagtcagatatacagagaggaggagaaatggagagaaagatcttttcactgctagttcactccccaagtggctgcaatggctggaactgagccaatccaaagccagcagacaggagcttcttccgggtctcccatgtgggtgcagggtcccaaggctttgggccatccttgactgctttcccaggccacaagcagggagctggatgggaagcagggtcgccaggacatgaaccggcacctgtatgggatcccagtgcatgcaaggcaagtactttagcgactaggctatcACGATGGGCCTagtttcttcatctttaaaaattgaatccCTTGTAACTGAtttagctgcctcccaggaagccaagCATCACATTTGAGCACAAGTTAAAGTCTTAGCTATTCACCTTCTCCAGCCCTGTGCTAAGGCAaatgggaatgcagtggaagatggctcaagtgcttgggctaccCCCACAAACTGGGTGACCCAAATGGCATTCCAAGATTCTGtcatcagcctggcctagcctaacAGTTATGGCTATGTAGGGAGtataccagcaaatggaagctctttctctctttccctgtcattctgcctttcaagtaaataaatacatccttagcaaaataaaatgaaattcttgATTCATTGAGATGTGTTTGTAAAGCACTTAGGCAAGAGTTGGCAAAGAAAAAATGTTCAGTTAGTGGTCATTCCTAGTAACTCTTgttataaaaggaaaataaaaagagaacagcTTTGGTGAGAACCTGAATTATCCAGTGTGGTAGCCACTAGACACATacgaattctttctttctttctttctttaacttatctgaaagacacacacacaaagataccttccatttgctggttcactccctagatgctcaCAAGTTAGGATAGagtcaggccaaaagcaggagcctgaaATTAAATCCAGGTGTCctaggcaggtggcagggactcacgtacctgagccatcacctgctgcctctcagagtcttcagtggcaggaagctgaataggggAGTAggactgggactcgaacccacacttgaactcaggcacttcaatatgggatgcaggtgtcccaggaaggagcttatcccactgtgccacatgatggaagagctctctctgtctctccttctcttcctctttctctctgcttttcaaacatttttaaaaatgagttaacATTTAAAATCCAGTTCTCTAGGCACGCTGGCCAAATGTCCAATGCTCTAACGCTGTATGTGATTGATGACTAAGATATTGGACAGTGCGGTTTACAGAATGTTTCCACAATTGCAAAGATGTTCTGTTGGACAGCTCTGGACCAAGCAGTGTGTACTGCCTGAGAAGGCATGAGTAGGAAGAAAGTAATCTATAGAGGCACCCTGGGGAAGGGGTATCCTTTAGATAGGCATTGCAGGCAGACAGAGCTGTCTTTCAGTCTGCATGGAGAGGGGACACGTGGTGTACTATGCTTACCGAGTAGCCTCTGTACCCTGGGGCAGGGACAAAGGCTAGGGTGTCCCTGTCTGCCAAATTCCAGAAAATTAGCCCTTGTCTTGGTATCAGATCTCTAACTGGGCCTTTGCCATTGACCCCATTCATCACAAATGTACAAAGGAACAAACTGAAGTTTGAAGAGAGGAAGGCTTTGGCCTGCAGACACAAGAAATATTAGTAAACAAGGTTGAGCTAGAGCCTTAGAGCCCTACTTTCAGCGGCCTGGACTCTCAGACCCAGCATTGCAATGACATGGTGCAGCTGCAACCTGTGCACTTCCAAGAATGAGAGCCAGCTGAAATGCGAATCACCAAAGCTGCCACTCAATTATACCGACTCCAGGCCAAGCATAAGAAGTTGAGAGGGGAGGGCTAAAATGTTAGAATCCTTAACAAACAGCCAAGTGTTGGAAGAAAGGAGAAGGATGTGGGCTGGAAGTTACCCCTGTCCCTGCTCTCCAGGTCACAAACTCTGGCCCCCTTGacttgcccccagccctgccagcacctCTTGAGCATTCCAAGTTTCTCCCTTTTCGCCAGTATAACTGGATCTGGGGAGTCTTATGCTGTTCCACAGAGCTTCCAGAAGAATTGTCAAGAATTGGTGGCCCTTGGTGctctatggcatagcaggtaaagcctctacctgtggtgccgtgccatcccatatggtccctacttcaaggcctggctgtttcacttccaatccagctccctgctaataagcctgagaaagcagcagacagcccaaggacttgggtccacacccacgtgggagatctggaagatcctcctggctcctggctttctggcCAGTCCTGCTCCAGCCagtccagtcacttggggagtgaaccagcagataaaagatctctgttgCTCGCTCTCATTCTCCTGctatctcactctgtctctcctcctaagaataattcttaggaaaaaaaatgatgtccCCTACTCCTAAGATTGGGGGAAATTGATATGCAGCACTGGGAAACTCATTTCACCCAAGGTTATAGGGAGGGATGGAGTAGACACTGCTGGAAACCTGGGGCAGTGACCTCGGCTCCTGTTCTGTGATCTGTGTTCCAGAGAACTTGCCCCCAACACCAGAGGAGTGGGCTGAGCCTCAGCTAGGCCTCTTCGAGTGTAGCATGTGGGTTTTCTAGAAGAATTGTTGCCCTTGTTTCCCAGGATCTAGGTAAAGCATCCCTGACCTCAGCTGACCGTCCTCACCAAGCTCCAAGTCCAAGGCAAATGGCGATCTCCCTACTCTGCATGCAGACCGATCGATTCCAGGCTGAACGATTGCAGTGGCCTcctccatcttttcctttttggACCCTTCAATCAACACGGCAGCCAAGACATCTTTCTGAAATTCAATCAtgtcacttggaaaaaaaaatccaagctctGGCATTTAAGGTTGCTAAAAATCTGGATCCTTCTCACACCTCTGTCTGTTTCATATACACACAAGCATATTTTGCAAAGCATCTGAAGAAATATTACCTTCTGCTCTGGGAACAGCTGCACAGCCATCCCTGCCAGAAGTCTGCTTAGACTCAGCCTTGAAGAAAAACACAGTGGCAACTGTGTGCTTTTCCTTTCCTGCCATTGTTGGACCCAGTGGGGTTTCTGCTGACACCCTACCCTAGCCTGTACACACCCTGGCTCCCAAGGAAcaggctgtttttattttaaggctAGTCACTGACTTCATCCTGCCCACAGATCTTGCCAGCAGTTTGAGCGGAGGGGAGAATATTTGGCTTCAGGTGGCAAGTCCCAAGTTTGGCTCTAGGTAGGGTCAGGGGAGCTTGgggagaagacagaagaggaGGACCTGTCTGTGGGTGGCTCTCGTAGGGAACAGAACAAGTCTGTGCCCAGGGTCCTTGGGCTAAGCTTCCTTCCTAggcccctttcccctccccagggAGCCCAGCTGGGAACTTCCTTTAACACAATCAACATAATTGCAAGTAGGAAAAGGGGTGAACGtgggggatgggaagcagagtagggGGGTTGATGGAAAGGCCAGAGAGTGGGTCTCTCTGGGCACCTATCCCCTAACCTTGAGGGGCAGGAATGGGGTAGCATGGTTCTCATGCCCTCTTCTAGAAAAGAAAGAGTAGGTTGGGTCAGAGGCTAGATAGCTGGAGAGGGCAGCCTCTACTCACCTGGGCCTACATTTGCACAGGAGTTCCAGATAAAGTTCTCCCTCAGTAACTA is a window encoding:
- the MYORG gene encoding myogenesis-regulating glycosidase is translated as MSHNPQEKNQAYPRRRPGFHADPQHTDVAAMYTFLPDNFTPAKPKPSKELRPLLCSAALGLLLVLAAIVAWCYYTASLRKAERLRAELLDLNLGGFSIRNQKGEQVFRLAFRSGALDLDSCGRIGAVLSCSRTADGRPLHFFIQTVRPKDTVMCYRVRWEEEAATPGRAVEHAMFLGDAPAYWYGGAEMRTQHWPIRLEGQLEPQPFVTSDVYSSDAAFGGILERYWLSSRAAAIKVNDSVPFHLGWNSTERSLRLQARYHDTPYKPPIGGPQGPELSYRVCVGSDVTSIHKYMVRRYFNKPSRVPAPQAFRDPIWSTWALYGRAVNQDKVLHFAQQIRQHRFNSSHLEIDDMYTQAYGDFDFDEAKFPNASDMFHRLGEAGFRVTLWVHPFVNYNSSRFGEGVERELFVREPTGRLPALVRWWNGIGAVLDFTRPEARDWFQGHLRRLRSRYSVASFKFDAGEVSYLPRDFSTYRPLSDPSVWSRRYTEMALPFYSLAEVRVGYQSQNISCFFRLVDRDSVWGYDLGLRSLIPAVLTVSMLGYPFILPDMVGGNAVPERTAGGGTVPERELYVRWLEVAAFMPAMQLSIPPWHYDAEVVAIAHKFAALRASLVAPLLLELAGEITDTGDPIVRPLWWIAPGDETAHRIDSQFLIGDTLLVAPVLEPGKQERDVYLPAGKWRSYKGELFDKTPVLLTDYPVDLDEIAYFTWAS